The Methermicoccus shengliensis DSM 18856 nucleotide sequence CTCTTGGAGAGGAGCAGTTCGCTAACGGAGGTCGTTCCCACTGTCAGGGCCATCATAGAGGACGTCAGAGAGCGGGGAGACGCCGCCCTCATCGAGCTCACAGAGCGCTTCGATGGCACATCGCTCTCTGAGATTCGTGTTTCGAGGGACGAGATGGAGCGCGCCCTCGAGAGGGTGGAGCCAGAGGTGCTCGATGCCCTGCGCACCGCAGCGAAGAACATCGAGAGGTTCCATGCCCTACAGCTCGAGGGCAGCGAGTGGATGCACGAGCTTTTCCCGGGCGTGAGGGTGGGGGTGAGGTACACGCCCATCGAGAGTGTTGGAGCATACGTGCCTGGCGGAAGAGCTGCATACCCATCAACGGTGCTCATGTGCTGCATACCCGCGAAGGTTGCGGGTGTGGACAGGATATGCATGTGCACTCCCCCCACAAAAAGCGGTGAGGTGAACCCATACACGCTGGCGGCAGCCCACATCGCTGGCGTACGCGAGGTGTACAAAGTCGGGGGGGCTCAGGCGATAGCTGCCATGGCATACGGCACCGAGAGCATAGCCCCAGTGCACAAGATAGTGGGTCCGGGCAACGTGTGGGTGACGTGTGCCAAGATGCTCGTGAGGGATGTGGTGGACATAGACTTTCCAGCAGGTCCATCTGAGGTGCTCGTGATTGCCGATGAGAGCGCCGATGCCACCGCCATTGCGCTCGACCTTCTGGCTCAGGCAGAGCACGACCCATCCGCGGTGTGCGTGCTCATCACCCCATCGGAGCGGCTGGCACTCGAGGTCTCTGAAAGGGTGGACGAGCTGTGCCGAGAGGAGCCACGCTCTGCCATCATAGAGCAGGCGCTATCACACGCGAGGGCAATCGTGGCATCCTCCATTGAGGAATGCATCGCGTTTTCCAACGAATTTGCCCCAGAGCACCTCGAAATCATGACAGAGGACCCCGAGGCGGTGCTGAAGCACATACGCAGTGCTGGCTCGATATTTCTTGGGAGATACACCCCCGTGGCGGTGGGGGACTACGCCAGCGGCACCAACCACGTGCTGCCCACCGCCGGGTATGCGAGGATGTACTCGGCGCTTGGCACGCACCACTTCATGAAGCTCTCGTGCGTCCAGCACCTAACACGGGAAGGATTAAAGGCAGTGAGCGATGTGGTGTGCACCCTCGCGAGGGTGGAGGGGCTATATGCCCATGCACACTCGGTGGAGAGGAGGGTGGAGAGGTAGAATGCTACAAACGAAAGGGGTGTTCTCAAAGCTCAAGGCACAGAAAAAGATAGGACTGTTGTAAGGGAGTCGCATATTACGTTCGGGAGATTATGAAGTTTGCGATAGCAAATTTGGGCGGAGGCGAAGCCTTTTATCCACTGTTAAGTGGCCCCGTTAGGGGCAAGGCACGAAGTGCCGCAAAGTCAAATCTCGCCAGCTCAAATTTATTTCTCCTCCAACTCCTCTAACATCCTCTCAAACAGTGGTTCGACTTCTGGAATTCTCTTTATAACAGTATCCCACACAACTTTTGTATCTACTCCGAATCTTTTCATATATAAACTACCTCTTTCAATATCTGTTTCCCTATACGTGGTTTAAGAGCGGATTTCATTACCAGATCAACTTTTATTCCCAATAACTCAGATAAATATTCTTCAAGTTCAACAAATTTTATTAAATCCATCTCCGCCTGTGGATAAAATTCAACGAGGATGTCAATATCGCTGTCTTTTTTCTGCTCCCCTCTTACATAGGAGCCAAACACACCGATCTCTTCAACTCCGAATTTCTCTTTTAACTCTTTTTCATGTTTTTTAAGAAGTTCCTTTATTTCATCTAACGATTTCCCCATCTTCATACCACGTAATCAGCTCTTAACTTAAATATTTTTGGCGATGAGCGAGCATTTCACTTAACTTTACGCAGATGAAAGAAGTTGCCGAAGGCACTTTGGGCAAAGCGTAGCAAAACCTTTTACCCATGTTATCGGAGTCTCGGCTAAATCGAGCCACAAAGTGGCGAGGAGTTGCGAGCCCGCCCTTTTTCTCATCTCAATCACTCCTTAGAACAACGGTTTTGGCTATTTTATCTCCTAATCTCTGCTTTTTATCAGATGTTGCTATCAGAATTATACCCACTAAATAAAAAACAAGTCCATCGACAATTCGAAGTATATTCCTAACAAATGCCTCCCAAATTCCACAAGCATCCCAGTTTTCCTTCTTTACTCTGATTTTGCACACCAATTTCCCGATGGTAGCTCCAATTGTTCCTTCAAGTGCTATAAAATAGATGAAATAGACTGCCAAGAAGGACAAACAGACAGGATGGATGACAAACATTACATTCAAATCAGGAATATGCCTTACCCATGTACCAAATACTAAAAAGTGAAATAGGGCAAATAAAGCAAATAGAATTACATTGTCGATGATATAAGCAAGTGCTCTTATCAGAATCCCCTGATATTCCATTTCCTTCATATTTATTCCCTTTTCAAGAGTGATTTTAATTTTTCAAAAACTTCTTTATTGTCGGAAGTCCTCATTCCGTATTTGTGATGAAAATTCGCAAAGAGATAGATTGTTTTCTCTACCTCTTTGGATTTATACCTCACTCTCAGAGGTTTATTCCACGGAGCAGCTCTATCCTCCCATCCTGTAAATACATCATCAAATCCAAAGTGGATATCCGTAATGTTCCCAATTTCAACTTCTAACTTGAACTCCTTTTTCTCTTTCACATCCCTTCCAGTAAATGCCAACTTCTGCTCAGTCAACTCTAAAACTCCATCATATCTATGCAAAGGTTTCATAAAAGATGTATGTGCCTTTATCCAGTCCCAGAAGCTCCTGCTCTTTATGTCTTCCTCATACGCCATTAGTGTTTCCCATTTCATCTCACACGCCCGCTGGAGGCCCCATCCATCGTGGGGAGGAATTGCCTACTCACCTCTGTTAGATTTTTAAGCCATGAATGTATATAATCCTTAAGGAGTCGATCCCATAGCACTCCCTACGGGGAGAAACGGCTGTGTGGGAATGAGACTCTATGTTTCCCTGAGAGCTGGCTCCCCTTGGCAGGGCTGCTGTCAACCAGCCTGATGCAGGGATGAATGCTCTGCATGATGATTCGCCTGCAAGCCACCGTCCCTTAGAGGGTGGTAGTTGACGCCACCTGATTATCTATTCAGCTCTTAACTTAAATATTTTTGGCGATGAGTGAGCATTTCACTTAACGTATCGGGGGCATATCCAAAGTTCCAAGCGAAGCGAGGAATTTGGACGGAGTGCTAACGAAGTCAGATGTGCACCTGTTGGGCGACGTCCTATAAAAATAAAATTTCCAGATCCTTGATCCTCTCGAAATCCCTGTCCATTGTAACCACTTTCAATCCGTAATATTTAGCCACGCTATACTGATAACCATCATCAAAATCTAAATTCAGGCTTTTGCTGACGTTTACAACTTCTCCATACAGTTCCATCGGCAATGAGAGAAGTCTGGTATTAGGCAAGACATCTCCAACAAACTTCTGGAAAATCTCCTCTTTGTCATATCTGAACAGGATTACACCAATGGAGTGCAAAGAAAAATCTGTTATGTTGAGATTCCCG carries:
- the hisD gene encoding histidinol dehydrogenase: MSLEVVHLKSLGSEERRALLERSSSLTEVVPTVRAIIEDVRERGDAALIELTERFDGTSLSEIRVSRDEMERALERVEPEVLDALRTAAKNIERFHALQLEGSEWMHELFPGVRVGVRYTPIESVGAYVPGGRAAYPSTVLMCCIPAKVAGVDRICMCTPPTKSGEVNPYTLAAAHIAGVREVYKVGGAQAIAAMAYGTESIAPVHKIVGPGNVWVTCAKMLVRDVVDIDFPAGPSEVLVIADESADATAIALDLLAQAEHDPSAVCVLITPSERLALEVSERVDELCREEPRSAIIEQALSHARAIVASSIEECIAFSNEFAPEHLEIMTEDPEAVLKHIRSAGSIFLGRYTPVAVGDYASGTNHVLPTAGYARMYSALGTHHFMKLSCVQHLTREGLKAVSDVVCTLARVEGLYAHAHSVERRVER
- a CDS encoding nucleotidyltransferase family protein → MKMGKSLDEIKELLKKHEKELKEKFGVEEIGVFGSYVRGEQKKDSDIDILVEFYPQAEMDLIKFVELEEYLSELLGIKVDLVMKSALKPRIGKQILKEVVYI
- a CDS encoding RDD family protein; this encodes MKEMEYQGILIRALAYIIDNVILFALFALFHFLVFGTWVRHIPDLNVMFVIHPVCLSFLAVYFIYFIALEGTIGATIGKLVCKIRVKKENWDACGIWEAFVRNILRIVDGLVFYLVGIILIATSDKKQRLGDKIAKTVVLRSD
- a CDS encoding type II toxin-antitoxin system VapC family toxin, which produces MFLVDTNVFLEILLRQDKKEDCKRFLDSNIGNLNITDFSLHSIGVILFRYDKEEIFQKFVGDVLPNTRLLSLPMELYGEVVNVSKSLNLDFDDGYQYSVAKYYGLKVVTMDRDFERIKDLEILFL